A genomic segment from Nicotiana tabacum cultivar K326 chromosome 9, ASM71507v2, whole genome shotgun sequence encodes:
- the LOC107795713 gene encoding protein NLP5-like isoform X1 produces MPVELKFSYGKQGDGIINRWVFWANRNGEELNHVKSLFQFLRDSTHTDTHGDSQINRLTIKNLVELLDVQGTCLIQFWAPIRINGVQTFLTTADQPFALNGKIHEGLWAYRRVCLHTIASVDTTDIAAAKRIHVHGRPARVFRSGMPEFSPHVRYYYMDEYPLRNFAMCLGVGSYWTVPVFESSGDHCIGVLEYVFDANEGLDLCSILDRFINNHRILKTMGLALIPSWLACPQEIQEVWEQELAKVKEALEVTCKTHKLLFAQTWIPVLDSSRTEMLITSAPTKYWGDDIAPLEFLAISDLHHVRIGQGLVGKVFSSKGSCFCRDITQLSIDFYPLVPIARSAGFTACFAIFVRLKNVSCMVLEFFLPRDEALDGNPQSFLSKLLATNGEQLPSFSLDSGPSFFVEVIGTALVDGLDFFEISQPQPVVEPKGNKKLMHFDSLNQESTDLGASSSTDIAAHSMEITKDTPGIHGIAISQKILELENKEESVLLNSAHQQGVEEADAVDKERNFVNFKENEVSYTDSDIFATFIVDPEQNLQKNLSINEASLDEELKSFGIGQHQLPSMVKYDTLNQLSDIDPLSSSDFEEIITVDYGWDARMNLQSKGQRRNYTARFSISTQSGGS; encoded by the exons ATGCCTGTTGAACTCAAATTTTCTTACGGAAAACAAGGTGATGGAATTATAAATCGGTGGGTTTTCTGGGCTAATCGTAATGGGGAGGAGCTGAACCATGTTAAATCTCTCTTCCAATTTCTCA GAGATTCTACTCACACTGATACACATGGTGACAGTCAAATAAACAGATTGACAATCAAGAATCTAGTTGAGCTTCTTGATGTTCAAGGAACTTGTTTGATTCAATTTTGGGCACCTATAAGGATTAATGGTGTGCAGACTTTTTTAACAACAGCAGACCAGCCTTTTGCTCTTAATGGCAAGATTCACGAGGGTCTGTGGGCGTACAGGCGTGTGTGTCTCCATACTATAGCTTCAGTCGACACCACAGATATCGCTGCAGCTAAACGCATCCATGTCCATGGCCGTCCAGCCCGTGTCTTCAGAAGTGGAATGCCTGAATTCAGCCCTCATGTCAGATACTATTACATGGATGAATACCCTTTGCGCAATTTTGCAATGTGTTTGGGAGTAGGTAGTTATTGGACTGTGCCAGTGTTTGAGAGTTCAGGGGACCATTGCATTGGCGTACTGGAATATGTATTCGACGCAAATGAAGGTCTTGATCTTTGCTCTATCTTAGACCGTTTCATCAACAATCACAGAATTCTTAAG ACAATGGGTCTGGCTCTCATTCCTTCATGGTTAGCATGCCCTCAAGAG ATACAAGAAGTATGGGAGCAGGAACTTGCTAAAGTAAAGGAGGCTTTGGAAGTAACATGTAAGACTCACAAGTTACTCTTTGCTCAAACTTGGATTCCTGTGCTTGATTCAAGTAGAACAGAAATGTTGATCACCTCGGCCCCAACAAAATATTGGGGTGATGATATAGCACCTCTTGAATTTTTGGCTATTAGTGACCTACATCATGTACGGATTGGGCAAGGATTGGTTGGAAAAGTGTTTTCATCAAAGGGTTCATGCTTTTGCAGAGATATAACTCAATTAAGCATAGATTTTTACCCCTTAGTACCAATTGCACGCTCTGCTGGATTTACCGCCTGTTTTGCAATTTTTGTGAGACTGAAGAATGTGAGCTGCATGGTACTAGAATTCTTTTTACCTCGTGATGAGGCACTCGATGGAAATCCGCAAAGTTTCTTGAGCAAGCTATTAGCCACAAATGGAGAACAACTTCCAAGCTTTTCTCTAGATTCAGGACCAAGCTTTTTTGTTGAGGTTATCGGAACTGCTCTTGTTGATGGGCTTGATTTCTTTGAGATAAGCCAACCACAACCAGTGGTTGAACCAAAGGGAAACAAAAAACTGATGCATTTTGATTCCTTGAATCAAGAATCCACTGATTTAGGAGCTTCAAGTTCAACTGATATAGCAGCTCATTCCATGGAAATTACAAAGGATACCCCTGGTATACATGGTATTGCTATTTCTCAAAAGATTTTGGAATTAGAGAATAAAGAAGAATCTGTGCTGCTAAATTCAGCACACCAACAAGGAGTTGAGGAAGCTGATGCGGTGGACAAAGAAAGGAATTTTGTAAATTTCAAGGAGAATGAAGTTTCCTATACTGATTCAGACATATTTGCAACATTTATTGTTGATCCAGAGCAAAATTTGCAAAAAAACTTGTCTATCAATGAAGCTTCTCTTGATGAAGAACTCAAGTCCTTTGGCATAGGCCAGCATCAACTTCCTTCGATGGTAAAATATGACACCCTCAATCAACTCTCTGATATTGATCCTTTGAGTTCATCTGATTTTGAAGAAATTATAACTGTGGATTATGGATGGGATGCTCGAATGAATCTTCAGTCAAAAGGACAAAGGAGAAACTACACAGCCAGATTTAGCATATCAACACAGAGTGGAGGCAGCTGA
- the LOC107795713 gene encoding protein NLP7-like isoform X2, with translation MPEFSPHVRYYYMDEYPLRNFAMCLGVGSYWTVPVFESSGDHCIGVLEYVFDANEGLDLCSILDRFINNHRILKTMGLALIPSWLACPQEIQEVWEQELAKVKEALEVTCKTHKLLFAQTWIPVLDSSRTEMLITSAPTKYWGDDIAPLEFLAISDLHHVRIGQGLVGKVFSSKGSCFCRDITQLSIDFYPLVPIARSAGFTACFAIFVRLKNVSCMVLEFFLPRDEALDGNPQSFLSKLLATNGEQLPSFSLDSGPSFFVEVIGTALVDGLDFFEISQPQPVVEPKGNKKLMHFDSLNQESTDLGASSSTDIAAHSMEITKDTPGIHGIAISQKILELENKEESVLLNSAHQQGVEEADAVDKERNFVNFKENEVSYTDSDIFATFIVDPEQNLQKNLSINEASLDEELKSFGIGQHQLPSMVKYDTLNQLSDIDPLSSSDFEEIITVDYGWDARMNLQSKGQRRNYTARFSISTQSGGS, from the exons ATGCCTGAATTCAGCCCTCATGTCAGATACTATTACATGGATGAATACCCTTTGCGCAATTTTGCAATGTGTTTGGGAGTAGGTAGTTATTGGACTGTGCCAGTGTTTGAGAGTTCAGGGGACCATTGCATTGGCGTACTGGAATATGTATTCGACGCAAATGAAGGTCTTGATCTTTGCTCTATCTTAGACCGTTTCATCAACAATCACAGAATTCTTAAG ACAATGGGTCTGGCTCTCATTCCTTCATGGTTAGCATGCCCTCAAGAG ATACAAGAAGTATGGGAGCAGGAACTTGCTAAAGTAAAGGAGGCTTTGGAAGTAACATGTAAGACTCACAAGTTACTCTTTGCTCAAACTTGGATTCCTGTGCTTGATTCAAGTAGAACAGAAATGTTGATCACCTCGGCCCCAACAAAATATTGGGGTGATGATATAGCACCTCTTGAATTTTTGGCTATTAGTGACCTACATCATGTACGGATTGGGCAAGGATTGGTTGGAAAAGTGTTTTCATCAAAGGGTTCATGCTTTTGCAGAGATATAACTCAATTAAGCATAGATTTTTACCCCTTAGTACCAATTGCACGCTCTGCTGGATTTACCGCCTGTTTTGCAATTTTTGTGAGACTGAAGAATGTGAGCTGCATGGTACTAGAATTCTTTTTACCTCGTGATGAGGCACTCGATGGAAATCCGCAAAGTTTCTTGAGCAAGCTATTAGCCACAAATGGAGAACAACTTCCAAGCTTTTCTCTAGATTCAGGACCAAGCTTTTTTGTTGAGGTTATCGGAACTGCTCTTGTTGATGGGCTTGATTTCTTTGAGATAAGCCAACCACAACCAGTGGTTGAACCAAAGGGAAACAAAAAACTGATGCATTTTGATTCCTTGAATCAAGAATCCACTGATTTAGGAGCTTCAAGTTCAACTGATATAGCAGCTCATTCCATGGAAATTACAAAGGATACCCCTGGTATACATGGTATTGCTATTTCTCAAAAGATTTTGGAATTAGAGAATAAAGAAGAATCTGTGCTGCTAAATTCAGCACACCAACAAGGAGTTGAGGAAGCTGATGCGGTGGACAAAGAAAGGAATTTTGTAAATTTCAAGGAGAATGAAGTTTCCTATACTGATTCAGACATATTTGCAACATTTATTGTTGATCCAGAGCAAAATTTGCAAAAAAACTTGTCTATCAATGAAGCTTCTCTTGATGAAGAACTCAAGTCCTTTGGCATAGGCCAGCATCAACTTCCTTCGATGGTAAAATATGACACCCTCAATCAACTCTCTGATATTGATCCTTTGAGTTCATCTGATTTTGAAGAAATTATAACTGTGGATTATGGATGGGATGCTCGAATGAATCTTCAGTCAAAAGGACAAAGGAGAAACTACACAGCCAGATTTAGCATATCAACACAGAGTGGAGGCAGCTGA